In the genome of Pirellulales bacterium, the window CCATTATGCCGAGGCCCTTTGGCATCGCGGCGCTCGCGAGGAGGGGCTGGCGCAAATGCGCGAGGCCATGCGGTTCTCGGGCGACGATCCGAATCTGGCCGTCCGCGTCGGTGAAATGTGCTTCGATCTCGGCCGGCAGGACGAGGCCGCGAAGCTGGCCGACGACGCCATCGATCTCTCTCCGCGGCTAGCCTCGGCCTGGGCCTTGCGCGGCGAAATCGCTCAAGCCAAGGGGCAATTGGACGAAGCATTGGCCGATCTTCATCGCGGCCTGGAATTTCAGCACGACGACAAAAGGTTGCTGCTGCTCACCGCGGAACTCTATCGCCAGCAGGGGCGGCCCGAGCGGGCCCTCGGCGTGCTCGAAGCCTTACGCGATTGCTATGGTACCGGAGAGGAGCCGCAACAGATCCTTTATCTCCAAGGGCTGGCCTTCGCGGCGTTGGCTCGATATGACGACGCCGTGGAAGCATATCGCTTGGGGCTCCAGCGCGATCGACCCTCCGCCGAGCTGTATTTTCGGTTGGCCGAAGCCCATCTGCGAGCCGGGCGTCCTGCCGAGGCCGGCGGCGCGATCCAACAAGCGCTCGCGCTCGATCCGAACCACCAGCCCAGCCGCGCGCTGGCGGAACAAGCCGCGATGGCCCAGCGCGGGCCGGCGGACGCGGTGCGAAGGTAACATCCGGATTGCGGCGATCGGCGAGATGCGTCGATCCCAGGCGAACGCCGTCGAACCTGCCTCAGCCGGCCTTGCGTGGGGCGTAAAGATGCGGGTTCAGCGCCGGGTCGTTATACATTTTGAACTGGCGGTAGACTTTCAAACGCTTGCGCCCCGCGAAGATGTCGGCGAGCAATTCGCCCAGCGCGGTCGCCAGATCTTCGTGCTGCGTCTGGAGGATCGAGAGTTTTTGCCGCGAACGCTCGATGTGGTCTGCCCCGGCGTCCTGCCGTTCGGCTTGCTCTTCCATGTGGTAGATTCGCAGGGCCAGGATCGATAGCCGATCGATCACGCTCCCCGGCGTTTCAGAATTCCAGCGGGCATCGCCCTGGATCACGACGCCGCGCACTTCGACGGCCCGCTTCAAATGATCGTCGATCCGCTCGGTGGCGTCGTTGCGCTGCTGATTCAGCCGGTCGATGGCCCGCTTGACGGCGGCGATCCGGCTGTCGCCCACTTCGGGGCTGCGGGCGATGTCTTCTTCATGCCACAGGAGGAAGTTGTACTTGTGCTGCTCGCAAATCACGTAGAGTAGATCGCGGCACGGATTGAAGGGCTCTTGGGCATGCCACATCTGCACCATATTGCGATGCAGCGCGGTGATTTGAGCAACGTCGATCATCGGAGGTGGCGAGTTGCAAGTGACAGGTGACAAGTTACGGCAAGTATTCGAGGAGGCGATTCTAGAAATGCAGCCCGTTTGTCACAAGGCAAGCTGGGCAAGCACTTGCCCGAAACAAAAAACTCTGCCCGGGACCGTTGTCCCGGGCAGAGTTGGAATCTGTCGAACTTGGAGTTCGGCTTAATAGGTCCGAACGCCCATGTGCATCAGGGCAGCCGAGTGGTCGGCCAAGGGGGCCGGGGGCACCGGGCTGGAATCGGCCGACTTCGGGGCCGGGGGCGCCGGAGGAGCCGGGGCCGGGGTGGCCGGGGCAGCCGGGCTGGCCGGGGCAGCACTGCAACCGCAGCTCGCTTCGCAGGCCGTGCAACCGCAGCTCGAGCAGCCGCCACAGCCATGATTGCAGCAGCAGCAATCCTTGTGCTCGTGGTGAG includes:
- a CDS encoding DUF4254 domain-containing protein, which gives rise to MIDVAQITALHRNMVQMWHAQEPFNPCRDLLYVICEQHKYNFLLWHEEDIARSPEVGDSRIAAVKRAIDRLNQQRNDATERIDDHLKRAVEVRGVVIQGDARWNSETPGSVIDRLSILALRIYHMEEQAERQDAGADHIERSRQKLSILQTQHEDLATALGELLADIFAGRKRLKVYRQFKMYNDPALNPHLYAPRKAG
- a CDS encoding tetratricopeptide repeat protein, which translates into the protein MQIAEGRFARRGSFFIRSSFLFVTACLLLCCGCQLIGRERPVPKQMAASRNLSQRGISELERGEWDKGEALLAQAIKACPTDAEPHRHYAEALWHRGAREEGLAQMREAMRFSGDDPNLAVRVGEMCFDLGRQDEAAKLADDAIDLSPRLASAWALRGEIAQAKGQLDEALADLHRGLEFQHDDKRLLLLTAELYRQQGRPERALGVLEALRDCYGTGEEPQQILYLQGLAFAALARYDDAVEAYRLGLQRDRPSAELYFRLAEAHLRAGRPAEAGGAIQQALALDPNHQPSRALAEQAAMAQRGPADAVRR